In Geminicoccaceae bacterium, a single window of DNA contains:
- a CDS encoding MBL fold metallo-hydrolase, translating into MDSIATDISVRPDVKAFFDPATNTISYVVKDPGSNACAVIDSVMDIDYSAGRLSYVHADEIIADIGARGLKLEWLIETHVHADHLSAAPYIQKRLGGRIGIGSNITVVQDVFGKVFNEGTEFQRDGSQFDRLFDDGDTYMIGGLAAAAYHTPGHTPACMTHVMGDAAFVGDTLFMPDGGTARADFPGGDARALFRSIKRVLSLPAETRLFMCHDYGPNGRQIQWETTVGDERTHNIHVRDGVDENEFVRMRTERDATLDMPRLIIPSIQVNMRAGRMPPEDSDGQTYLKVPVNRL; encoded by the coding sequence ATGGATTCGATCGCTACCGACATTTCGGTCAGACCGGACGTCAAGGCGTTCTTCGACCCGGCAACCAACACGATCAGCTACGTCGTGAAGGATCCGGGCAGCAATGCGTGTGCGGTCATCGATTCGGTGATGGACATCGACTACTCGGCCGGCCGGCTCAGCTACGTTCATGCCGACGAGATCATTGCCGACATCGGGGCGCGCGGACTGAAGCTCGAATGGCTGATCGAGACCCATGTCCACGCCGATCACCTCTCCGCCGCTCCCTACATCCAAAAGAGGCTCGGCGGGAGGATCGGCATCGGTTCGAACATCACCGTCGTCCAGGACGTGTTCGGCAAGGTCTTCAACGAAGGCACGGAATTCCAGCGCGATGGCAGCCAGTTCGACCGGCTGTTCGACGATGGCGACACCTACATGATCGGCGGACTGGCTGCCGCGGCCTATCATACGCCGGGACATACGCCGGCCTGCATGACCCACGTGATGGGGGATGCCGCATTCGTCGGCGATACCCTGTTCATGCCCGACGGCGGAACCGCCCGCGCGGATTTCCCCGGCGGCGACGCCCGGGCCCTGTTCCGGTCGATCAAACGCGTGTTGAGCCTGCCCGCCGAGACGCGGCTGTTCATGTGCCACGACTACGGCCCCAACGGCCGGCAGATCCAGTGGGAAACGACGGTCGGCGATGAGCGGACGCACAACATCCATGTTCGCGACGGCGTGGACGAGAACGAGTTCGTGCGCATGCGTACCGAGCGCGATGCCACGCTCGACATGCCCAGGCTCATCATTCCCAGCATTCAGGTCAACATGCGCGCCGGACGGATGCCGCCGGAGGACAGCGATGGCCAGACCTATCTCAAGGTCCCCGTGAACAGGCTCTGA
- a CDS encoding TIGR01244 family phosphatase: protein MQLKQIDDRISVSAQIMERDLAELADRGFRSVICNRPDGETGDQPNFDEIARAAKEAGVEARYLPVVSGKVSDEDARSFGRLMSELPGPILAYCRTGTRSATLWSLSQAGKLPMSDILSKTAAAGYDMKGVVRRIANNGRTPTDTADVRHQVVIVGGGAGGIAVASSLLARDPGLDIAIVDPVDIHYYQPGWTLVGAGVFEPQSTVRTMASLIPRGVRWIKTAVAAFEPENDTVILEGCRVLRYDRLVVCAGIKLDWNAVEGLTDTLGKNGVTSNYRFDLASYTWELVKDLRSGRALFTQPPMPIKCAGAPQKAMYLSADHWFRQGTLKNIDVQFYNAGGVLFGVKEYVPALMNYVERYHAGLNFMHNLVAIDGPSRTAWFKQPDRDERIEVRFDMIHVCPPQAAPDFIRVSPIADAAGWVDVDQATLRHKTYENIWALGDCMNAPNAKTAAAARKQAPVVAENLVASLRNRSAIAHYDGYGSCPLTVERGKIVLAEFGYGGKMLPSFPPWLIDGTKPSRLAWMLKEQILPPIYWKAMLRGREWLARPEMTG from the coding sequence ATGCAGCTCAAACAGATCGACGACAGGATTTCCGTCTCGGCCCAGATCATGGAACGCGACCTGGCCGAATTGGCCGATCGGGGCTTCCGCTCGGTCATCTGCAACCGCCCGGATGGCGAGACCGGTGACCAGCCGAATTTCGACGAGATCGCACGGGCCGCGAAGGAGGCCGGTGTCGAGGCCCGGTATCTGCCGGTCGTGTCGGGCAAGGTCAGCGACGAGGATGCCCGCTCGTTCGGCAGGCTGATGTCGGAACTTCCGGGGCCGATCCTTGCCTACTGCCGTACGGGCACCCGCTCGGCGACCTTGTGGTCGTTGTCGCAGGCGGGAAAGTTGCCCATGTCGGACATTCTCTCGAAAACGGCTGCTGCCGGCTACGACATGAAGGGCGTTGTCCGCCGGATCGCCAACAATGGCCGCACCCCGACCGATACGGCCGATGTCCGCCACCAGGTGGTGATCGTCGGCGGCGGAGCCGGCGGCATCGCCGTCGCCTCCAGCCTGCTTGCCCGCGATCCGGGGCTCGATATCGCCATCGTCGATCCCGTCGACATCCATTACTACCAGCCCGGCTGGACACTCGTGGGAGCCGGGGTGTTCGAGCCGCAGTCCACCGTGCGGACGATGGCTTCGCTGATCCCGCGGGGCGTGCGCTGGATCAAGACGGCCGTGGCAGCTTTCGAGCCGGAAAACGACACCGTCATCCTCGAAGGGTGCCGGGTCTTGCGCTACGATCGTCTTGTCGTGTGTGCCGGCATCAAGCTCGACTGGAATGCCGTCGAGGGGCTGACCGATACGCTGGGCAAGAACGGGGTCACGTCCAACTACCGGTTCGACCTTGCCTCCTACACCTGGGAGCTGGTCAAGGACCTCAGATCGGGGCGGGCCTTGTTCACGCAACCGCCCATGCCCATCAAATGCGCCGGGGCGCCACAGAAGGCCATGTACCTGTCGGCCGACCACTGGTTCCGTCAGGGCACATTGAAGAATATCGACGTCCAGTTCTACAATGCAGGTGGCGTTCTCTTCGGTGTGAAGGAATATGTCCCGGCGTTGATGAACTATGTCGAGCGCTACCATGCGGGCCTGAATTTCATGCACAATCTGGTGGCCATCGACGGCCCGTCCAGGACGGCATGGTTCAAGCAGCCGGACAGGGACGAGCGCATCGAGGTCCGGTTCGACATGATCCATGTCTGTCCGCCCCAGGCCGCACCGGACTTCATCCGTGTCAGCCCGATTGCCGACGCCGCCGGCTGGGTCGATGTCGACCAGGCGACCCTGCGCCACAAGACCTACGAGAATATCTGGGCGCTCGGCGATTGCATGAACGCGCCCAATGCCAAGACCGCGGCGGCGGCCCGCAAGCAGGCTCCCGTGGTGGCCGAGAACCTCGTCGCCAGCCTCCGGAACCGTTCGGCGATCGCGCATTATGACGGCTATGGTTCGTGCCCGCTGACGGTCGAGCGGGGCAAGATCGTGCTGGCCGAGTTCGGCTATGGCGGCAAGATGCTGCCAAGCTTTCCGCCATGGCTGATCGACGGCACGAAACCCTCCAGGCTCGCCTGGATGCTCAAGGAGCAGATCCTTCCGCCGATCTACTGGAAGGCCATGCTGCGCGGCCGCGAGTGGCTGGCCAGGCCCGAAATGACCGGCTGA
- a CDS encoding transporter, with protein sequence MRCQRAGAAILAGLPVWLASAGAFAQQQAADAADKAEKAGGAALEIFAPVVASGLHGFFELLDKQPFVFLLLALAIGYPLGRVKVHGISLGSTAGTLVVGVALALTAQVAFDITYSMPGLVSTIFLLMFMYALGLKVGPQFFAGLRGGFAFICIGLVVWSLNWIICVGGTKLVGMEPGFAAGIMSGSYTITAIIGVATSAMQSGAYVPPQGMSTEQVGANIAAGYAVSYVLSSIGIILLIRYLPSMFGRDPKADAKEAETSMSGGGDPVPGSSGSLKLGFSPADMRAYRVEHETIVGKTLAELFAQYPQAPILRVIRDGKVLELAENLRIEHGDVVTVRSDVDKLIFGGESTIGPEVDDPAARDIDIEVADLRIGRKDLTGRTVAELGQKAGYGLRLKALFRQGNEIPAGPDTVLHFGDVARIVGPKWCIERAGHYVHGKPLLSTTLTEVSYMAGAMAVGYLVGIASITLGGIPIALGTSAGCLLAGIFVSYFRSRNPELGGPVDEGARAFLQDIGLNMFVAVLAANVGPKIIQSFQGPTVIWIALIGTIGALLPPFAGFYVGHRMFKLNSVIADGAATGARNSTPGLNAICEESGSNVAAVPYPITYAITTVLALLGGYIAMVIS encoded by the coding sequence ATGCGTTGTCAACGCGCAGGAGCCGCGATCCTGGCCGGATTGCCCGTGTGGCTGGCCTCGGCAGGTGCCTTTGCCCAGCAGCAGGCCGCCGATGCGGCGGACAAGGCCGAGAAGGCCGGCGGTGCGGCGCTCGAAATCTTCGCGCCCGTGGTGGCGTCCGGCCTGCACGGCTTCTTCGAGCTGCTGGACAAGCAGCCTTTCGTGTTTCTGCTGCTGGCGCTCGCCATCGGCTATCCGCTCGGCCGGGTGAAGGTCCACGGCATCTCGCTCGGATCGACGGCGGGAACACTGGTGGTTGGCGTCGCCCTGGCCCTGACGGCCCAGGTCGCGTTCGATATCACCTATTCGATGCCCGGCCTCGTCTCGACCATCTTCCTGCTGATGTTCATGTACGCGCTGGGACTGAAGGTCGGGCCGCAGTTCTTTGCCGGCCTGCGGGGCGGTTTCGCCTTCATCTGCATCGGGCTCGTCGTCTGGTCGCTCAACTGGATCATCTGCGTCGGCGGCACGAAGCTGGTCGGCATGGAACCCGGTTTCGCCGCCGGCATCATGTCGGGGAGCTACACGATCACCGCGATCATCGGCGTCGCCACCTCGGCGATGCAGAGCGGCGCCTACGTCCCGCCGCAGGGGATGTCCACCGAACAGGTCGGCGCGAACATCGCGGCCGGCTATGCGGTGAGCTATGTCCTTTCCAGCATCGGCATCATCCTGCTGATCCGCTACCTGCCGTCGATGTTCGGCCGCGACCCGAAGGCCGATGCGAAGGAAGCGGAAACGTCGATGAGCGGTGGCGGCGATCCCGTTCCGGGATCGTCGGGCAGCCTCAAGCTGGGGTTCTCGCCCGCGGACATGCGTGCCTACCGGGTCGAGCATGAAACCATCGTCGGCAAGACGCTGGCGGAGCTGTTCGCCCAATATCCGCAGGCGCCGATCCTGAGGGTGATCCGTGATGGCAAGGTGCTCGAACTCGCCGAGAACCTGCGTATCGAGCACGGGGACGTCGTCACCGTGCGCAGCGATGTCGACAAGCTGATCTTCGGCGGGGAGTCCACCATCGGACCCGAGGTCGACGATCCGGCGGCGCGGGACATCGACATCGAGGTGGCGGACCTGCGTATCGGGCGCAAGGATCTCACCGGCAGGACGGTGGCCGAACTGGGACAGAAGGCAGGCTACGGCCTGCGTCTGAAGGCGCTGTTCCGCCAGGGCAACGAGATCCCCGCCGGGCCGGACACGGTGCTGCATTTCGGCGACGTCGCCCGGATCGTCGGGCCGAAGTGGTGCATCGAGCGCGCGGGGCATTACGTCCATGGCAAGCCGCTGCTCAGTACCACGCTGACCGAGGTGTCCTACATGGCCGGTGCGATGGCGGTGGGCTATCTGGTCGGCATCGCCAGCATCACGCTCGGCGGCATACCGATCGCACTCGGCACCTCGGCAGGCTGCCTGCTCGCCGGCATCTTCGTCTCCTACTTCCGCAGCCGCAATCCCGAGCTGGGGGGGCCGGTGGACGAGGGGGCCCGCGCCTTCCTGCAGGATATCGGGCTGAACATGTTCGTGGCGGTGCTGGCGGCCAATGTCGGTCCGAAGATCATCCAGTCGTTCCAGGGGCCGACGGTCATCTGGATAGCGCTCATCGGCACGATCGGGGCCCTGCTGCCGCCGTTCGCCGGCTTCTATGTGGGGCACCGGATGTTCAAGCTGAACTCGGTGATCGCCGATGGTGCGGCAACCGGCGCACGCAACAGCACGCCGGGCCTGAACGCGATCTGCGAGGAATCGGGAAGCAACGTCGCGGCGGTGCCCTATCCGATCACCTATGCGATCACGACCGTCCTTGCCCTGCTGGGCGGGTATATCGCCATGGTGATTTCATAG
- a CDS encoding DUF2892 domain-containing protein: MIKTANVGPVDRMFRLIAGIILLLLPFIVDLGGSWLGWAAPIVGIILMLTGFLRFCPAYTLLGIKTCQT, translated from the coding sequence ATGATCAAGACTGCCAATGTGGGTCCCGTCGACCGCATGTTCCGGCTCATTGCCGGCATCATCCTCCTGCTCCTGCCCTTCATCGTCGATCTCGGTGGATCCTGGCTCGGCTGGGCCGCGCCAATCGTCGGCATCATCCTGATGCTGACAGGTTTCCTGCGCTTCTGCCCCGCCTATACCCTGCTGGGCATCAAGACCTGCCAGACCTGA
- the sulP gene encoding sulfate permease, with the protein MLSRYLPILDWGRTYGRDSLTSDLIAAVIVTIMLIPQSLAYALLAGLPAEMGLYASILPLVAYAIFGTSRALAVGPVAVVSLMTAAAVGEIAQSGTMGYATAAITLAFLSGLILLALGFFRLGFLANFLSHPVIAGFISASGILIATSQLKHLFGIRADGHNLPELVRSLATHLPDTNFITLLIGASCTAFLFWVRKRLKPLLASRGWKPALADIAAKAGPVAAVAVTILATWLFGLNDRGVAIVGEVPQGLPPLTLPAFDLDLWSTLAGPALLISVIGFVESVSVAQTLAAKRRQRIVPDQELIGLGAANIASAVSGGYPVTGGFARSVVNFDAGAETPAAGAFTALGIGVATLALTPLLFFLPKATLAATIIVAVLSLVDFSVLRKTWTYSKADFAAVAATIATTLAVGVEIGVSAGVGISILLFLFKTSRPHMAVVGLVEGTEHFRNVLRHDVRTSPHVLAIRVDESLYFANGRFLEDRIYSEVTANPQIRHVVLLCSAVNEIDASALESLEAICQRLDAADVRLHFSEIKGPVMDRLRRTDFLDHLTGRVFLTHYQAATTLDPALGRSSPPVGGKTAEPEA; encoded by the coding sequence ATGCTGAGCCGCTACCTGCCCATTCTCGACTGGGGTCGCACCTATGGCCGGGACAGTCTGACCAGCGACCTGATCGCCGCGGTGATCGTCACCATCATGCTCATCCCGCAGAGCCTCGCCTACGCCCTGCTCGCCGGCCTGCCTGCGGAGATGGGTCTCTATGCGAGCATTCTGCCACTGGTCGCCTATGCCATCTTCGGTACGAGCCGCGCGCTGGCCGTCGGCCCCGTCGCCGTCGTCTCGCTGATGACGGCCGCCGCGGTCGGCGAGATCGCGCAGTCGGGGACCATGGGATATGCCACCGCGGCAATCACGCTCGCCTTCCTCTCGGGCCTGATCCTGCTGGCGCTGGGCTTCTTCCGCCTGGGTTTCCTCGCCAATTTCCTCAGCCATCCGGTGATCGCGGGGTTCATCAGCGCGTCCGGCATCCTCATCGCCACCAGCCAGCTCAAGCACCTGTTCGGCATCAGGGCGGACGGACACAATCTGCCCGAACTCGTCCGGTCGCTCGCAACCCATCTGCCGGATACCAATTTTATCACACTGTTGATCGGTGCCAGTTGCACAGCTTTCCTGTTCTGGGTCCGCAAGCGGCTCAAGCCCCTGCTCGCCTCTCGCGGCTGGAAGCCCGCGCTGGCCGATATCGCCGCCAAGGCGGGGCCGGTTGCAGCCGTCGCCGTGACCATCCTCGCCACCTGGCTGTTCGGCCTGAATGACCGCGGCGTGGCGATCGTCGGGGAGGTGCCGCAGGGCCTTCCGCCCCTCACCCTGCCCGCCTTCGATCTCGACCTATGGAGCACGCTTGCAGGACCCGCGCTGCTCATCAGCGTCATCGGCTTTGTCGAATCGGTTTCCGTCGCGCAGACGCTCGCTGCAAAGCGCCGGCAGCGGATCGTGCCCGATCAGGAGCTGATCGGCCTGGGTGCTGCCAACATCGCTTCGGCGGTGTCGGGGGGCTATCCGGTTACCGGCGGCTTCGCCCGCTCCGTCGTCAATTTCGATGCCGGTGCGGAAACTCCGGCGGCAGGGGCGTTCACCGCACTGGGCATCGGCGTCGCCACGCTCGCCCTGACACCCCTGCTGTTCTTCCTGCCCAAGGCCACACTCGCGGCGACCATCATCGTTGCCGTGCTGTCACTGGTCGACTTTTCCGTGCTGAGGAAGACCTGGACCTACAGCAAGGCCGATTTCGCCGCTGTTGCCGCCACCATCGCGACCACGCTGGCCGTCGGCGTCGAAATCGGCGTCTCCGCCGGTGTGGGCATCTCCATCCTGCTCTTTCTCTTCAAGACCAGCCGCCCGCACATGGCGGTGGTGGGCCTCGTCGAGGGGACAGAGCACTTCCGCAACGTCCTTCGTCACGACGTGCGTACGAGCCCGCATGTGCTGGCCATCCGCGTCGACGAAAGCCTCTACTTTGCCAATGGCCGCTTTCTCGAAGACCGGATCTACAGCGAAGTGACGGCAAATCCGCAGATCCGCCACGTCGTGCTGTTGTGTTCGGCAGTCAACGAGATCGATGCGTCGGCGCTCGAATCGCTGGAGGCGATCTGCCAGCGCCTCGATGCTGCCGACGTCAGGCTGCATTTTTCGGAGATCAAGGGGCCGGTCATGGACCGCCTCCGGCGCACCGACTTCCTCGACCATCTGACGGGGCGCGTCTTCCTCACCCACTACCAGGCCGCGACCACCCTCGATCCGGCACTGGGGCGATCTTCGCCGCCAGTCGGCGGTAAAACGGCTGAGCCTGAGGCCTGA
- a CDS encoding collagen-like protein, giving the protein MEQLVQLLQQKLGGGTNTGGSTSGGSGSGSVNGGSGSGYGGGSGSTGGTGSTGGTGSTGGTGSTGGTGSTGSTGSTGNNVQDLLNDFANLLSNLLNLISNQVGNGQGTGGTGGAANGNGSGTGIGGHGQNGSGTGGLNGGSNSGNGPNGNFGYGNHGGGGGSGCCSGATGATGAQGATGAQGATGATGATGAQGATGAQGATGATGATGAQGATGAQGATGATGATGAQGATGAQGATGATGATGAQGATGAQGATGPKGDKGDTGATGAQGATGPKGDKGDTGATGAQGATGAQGATGPQGATGPQGATGPQGATGPQGATGASGNNGQSFFDWFSQNVGDVNGDSTINSSDVQDWLRGPQGATGATGATGAQGATGAQGATGATGAQGATGATGATGAQGATGAQGATGATGATGAQGATGAQGATGATGATGATGATGATGSKGDKGATGATGATGPKGDKGATGATGATGPKGMTGATGPTGPGMPGMVQPNVNYRVMDPMYGNGTFIWNGKDAWLKFDKGGQIDFPNVVKNADGTLTAKTSYTPASNRINGWYGATTDVNGDGKALVISTQNGNGSFSIQADIAKGKQVQGKLTA; this is encoded by the coding sequence ATGGAGCAGCTCGTGCAGTTGCTGCAGCAGAAGCTCGGCGGCGGTACCAACACGGGTGGCAGCACCAGTGGTGGCAGCGGCAGCGGATCCGTCAACGGCGGTTCCGGGTCCGGATATGGCGGCGGTTCCGGTTCGACCGGCGGAACGGGTTCGACCGGCGGCACCGGCTCGACCGGTGGCACCGGCTCGACCGGAGGTACCGGTTCGACCGGTTCGACCGGTTCGACCGGGAACAATGTTCAGGATCTTCTGAACGATTTCGCCAACCTTCTGTCGAACCTGCTGAACCTGATCAGCAATCAGGTCGGCAATGGTCAGGGTACCGGGGGTACGGGCGGCGCTGCCAACGGAAATGGTAGCGGCACCGGCATCGGTGGCCATGGTCAGAACGGATCAGGTACCGGCGGACTCAACGGTGGTTCCAATTCAGGCAACGGCCCGAATGGCAACTTCGGTTACGGAAACCATGGCGGCGGCGGTGGCAGTGGCTGTTGCTCTGGTGCTACCGGGGCAACGGGTGCTCAGGGTGCTACCGGCGCTCAGGGTGCCACGGGCGCTACCGGGGCAACGGGTGCTCAGGGTGCTACCGGTGCTCAGGGTGCCACTGGCGCTACCGGGGCAACGGGTGCTCAGGGCGCTACCGGCGCTCAGGGTGCAACTGGCGCTACCGGGGCAACGGGTGCCCAGGGCGCTACCGGCGCTCAGGGTGCAACTGGCGCTACCGGGGCAACGGGTGCTCAGGGTGCCACCGGGGCTCAGGGCGCTACCGGTCCCAAGGGCGACAAGGGTGACACGGGTGCTACCGGCGCTCAGGGTGCTACCGGCCCCAAGGGCGACAAGGGTGACACGGGTGCCACCGGCGCTCAGGGTGCCACCGGCGCTCAGGGTGCCACCGGTCCTCAGGGCGCTACCGGTCCTCAGGGCGCTACCGGTCCTCAGGGCGCTACCGGTCCTCAGGGCGCTACCGGGGCTTCCGGCAACAACGGCCAGAGCTTCTTCGACTGGTTCTCGCAGAATGTCGGCGATGTGAATGGTGATTCCACCATCAACTCCTCCGACGTTCAGGACTGGTTGCGTGGTCCCCAGGGTGCCACGGGCGCTACCGGGGCAACGGGTGCTCAAGGTGCCACCGGGGCTCAGGGCGCTACCGGTGCAACGGGTGCTCAGGGCGCTACCGGCGCTACCGGGGCAACGGGTGCTCAGGGCGCTACCGGCGCTCAGGGTGCCACCGGCGCTACCGGGGCAACGGGTGCCCAGGGTGCTACCGGCGCTCAGGGTGCTACCGGGGCAACGGGCGCTACCGGGGCCACCGGCGCTACGGGTGCCACCGGTTCCAAGGGCGACAAGGGTGCCACGGGCGCTACCGGAGCCACTGGTCCGAAGGGCGACAAGGGTGCCACGGGCGCTACCGGAGCCACTGGTCCGAAGGGCATGACGGGTGCTACGGGTCCGACCGGCCCGGGAATGCCCGGCATGGTTCAGCCGAATGTCAACTACAGGGTCATGGACCCCATGTACGGCAACGGCACCTTCATCTGGAACGGCAAGGATGCCTGGCTGAAGTTCGACAAGGGTGGTCAGATCGACTTCCCCAACGTCGTCAAGAATGCCGATGGCACATTGACGGCCAAGACCAGCTATACGCCGGCGTCCAACCGTATCAACGGCTGGTATGGCGCGACCACGGACGTCAATGGCGATGGCAAGGCCCTCGTCATCAGCACCCAGAATGGCAACGGTTCGTTCTCCATTCAGGCTGATATCGCCAAGGGCAAGCAGGTTCAGGGCAAACTCACCGCCTGA
- the sctD gene encoding type III secretion system inner membrane ring subunit SctD: MAPRIEKSLARARMKRQQARKRGADVLSVIVATGRNSGARCELDEGSYRVGTDLECDVVLADPGIAGHAFTIEIQPDRTRIVVAADEVRLQTRHTVRPAVIKAGQAQSFLTPAVAHVGASCLVFTASLEELDSTRAPVKRPWLRPSLLGGGLAAMVAVFAIAAIGSTSFGSDPSPLERARESVDGLQLGNRLIVDTAPDGHVRVRGVLANEPQMRTVTRAFANVDAELKISSAGEIQTALNELSLQQVGRTYGTLLDRGNVRIEGVVVDNHARDRFAHRLSQVVPGVTGVENRLTTLDEIADAISLKLIELEVDDSVHVEHRGASLAVAGRIDEERQGRIDDLRRWFDRRYGAFYDLSISVNSTGANDPLDSLQAVVLGSDPQLILSGNRRVRPGRMIDHGWTLERIDKDLIVITRNGEVRTITF; encoded by the coding sequence GTGGCACCGCGCATCGAGAAATCCCTGGCGCGGGCCAGAATGAAACGCCAGCAGGCCAGAAAGCGCGGTGCGGACGTGTTGAGCGTCATTGTCGCAACAGGTCGGAATTCCGGTGCGCGGTGCGAACTCGACGAAGGGTCCTACCGGGTCGGTACGGATCTCGAATGCGATGTCGTGCTCGCGGATCCCGGCATTGCCGGCCATGCCTTCACGATCGAGATCCAGCCGGACAGGACGCGTATCGTGGTCGCGGCCGACGAGGTGCGGCTGCAGACGCGTCATACCGTGCGTCCTGCCGTGATCAAGGCCGGGCAGGCACAGAGTTTCCTTACGCCGGCCGTCGCCCATGTGGGCGCGTCCTGCCTCGTTTTCACGGCCAGCCTTGAGGAACTGGACAGTACGCGCGCGCCCGTGAAGCGTCCGTGGCTGCGGCCGAGCCTGCTCGGTGGCGGCCTTGCGGCGATGGTCGCGGTCTTCGCGATCGCCGCCATAGGATCGACCAGTTTCGGCTCGGACCCCTCGCCACTGGAGCGTGCGCGCGAGAGTGTCGACGGACTGCAGCTCGGCAACCGGCTGATCGTCGACACGGCGCCGGACGGACACGTCCGGGTTCGCGGCGTTCTTGCCAACGAGCCGCAGATGCGGACCGTTACCAGGGCCTTTGCCAATGTCGATGCGGAGCTGAAGATTTCCTCGGCAGGGGAAATCCAGACCGCGTTGAATGAGCTGTCGCTTCAACAGGTCGGGCGAACTTACGGCACATTGCTCGACCGCGGCAATGTCCGGATCGAGGGCGTCGTTGTCGACAATCATGCCCGTGACCGCTTCGCTCACAGGCTTTCGCAGGTTGTACCCGGCGTGACCGGTGTCGAGAACCGGCTGACGACACTTGACGAAATCGCCGACGCTATCTCGCTCAAGCTGATCGAGCTTGAGGTCGATGACAGCGTGCATGTCGAACACCGGGGCGCGAGCCTCGCAGTCGCGGGCCGCATCGACGAGGAACGGCAAGGCCGCATCGACGACCTGCGGCGCTGGTTCGATCGGCGATACGGAGCATTCTACGACCTCTCGATTTCCGTGAACAGCACCGGTGCCAACGATCCGCTCGACAGCCTGCAGGCCGTCGTCCTCGGATCCGATCCGCAACTGATCCTGAGCGGCAACCGCCGCGTCAGGCCGGGCCGCATGATTGACCATGGCTGGACTCTCGAGAGGATCGACAAGGATCTGATCGTCATCACCCGAAACGGAGAAGTCCGCACGATCACGTTTTGA